In Amyelois transitella isolate CPQ chromosome 13, ilAmyTran1.1, whole genome shotgun sequence, a genomic segment contains:
- the LOC132902387 gene encoding uncharacterized protein LOC132902387, which produces MPALWQSSQRPMYVKTVWIDGFRHAVLSQDDPYMLKAKKRRPHSSASTFLRTPRFNNESSRNINFVIRSDKSKIQVRPDRTRGYNIERLNLTDVEPESDDELLVKATPQPLNEFDSYRSDNMKNLRLNRTARTEAKPSTELSDRVFQWLDLAGKIDLLAPESGERMSQPRHSWPEIQRRNNIFKSRTTIDVRKETVKIASANTREGEKPQNVSIDRHEIYMPTSANTIESYARQSRMKSTPRVENAKTKDLNKTKAKELKNNVMQARQKMATERHAVEKQYADLLSKKLIPDVSKNPKRQVHIFMPDVPKKTLVVTSRAESLLSQKTLTK; this is translated from the coding sequence ATGCCGGCGCTCTGGCAGTCTTCCCAGAGGCCTATGTACGTGAAGACGGTGTGGATCGACGGCTTCCGACACGCCGTACTCTCGCAAGATGACCCCTACATGCTGAAAGCGAAGAAACGACGCCCACACTCTTCAGCGAGCACCTTTTTGAGAACACCGAGATTCAATAACGAAAGTTCGAGAAATATCAACTTTGTGATCAGAAGCGACAAATCTAAGATACAGGTCCGACCTGATAGAACTCGTGGGTACAACATCGAGAGACTCAATCTGACTGATGTAGAACCGGAGTCTGACGATGAATTGTTAGTGAAAGCGACTCCCCAACCGTTGAACGAATTCGACAGCTACCGTTCTGACAACATGAAGAATTTAAGGCTGAACAGAACGGCTAGAACTGAAGCGAAGCCTAGTACCGAACTATCCGACAGAGTGTTCCAGTGGTTAGATCTGGCGGGAAAAATTGATTTGTTGGCGCCGGAAAGCGGCGAGCGAATGAGCCAACCAAGACACAGCTGGCCGGAAATACAAAGGAGGAATAACATATTCAAATCGAGAACAACGATTGATGTTAGGAAGGAGACGGTCAAAATAGCGTCAGCAAATACGCGTGAGGGGGAGAAACCGCAGAATGTGAGTATCGATCGCCACGAAATTTACATGCCGACGTCCGCCAATACGATCGAGAGCTACGCGCGACAGTCACGAATGAAAAGCACGCCACGGGTCGAAAATGCCAAAACAAAAGATCTGAACAAAACAAAGGCTAAAGAATTGAAAAACAACGTAATGCAAGCGCGGCAGAAAATGGCGACGGAACGGCACGCCGTGGAGAAACAATATGCCGATTTGTTAAGTAAGAAATTGATACCGGACGTGAGTAAGAATCCGAAGAGACAGGTGCATATATTCATGCCCGATGTGCCGAAGAAAACCTTAGTTGTGACGAGTAGAGCAGAAAGTTTGCTTTCTCAGAAAACTTTgactaaataa